The proteins below come from a single Phalacrocorax aristotelis chromosome 24, bGulAri2.1, whole genome shotgun sequence genomic window:
- the GCK gene encoding hexokinase-4 translates to MLDHQARMESGRKEKVEQILSEFRLKEEDLKKVMYRMQKEMDRGLKLETHEEASVKMLPTYVRSTPEGSEVGDFLSLDLGGTNFRVMLVKVGEGEEGQWKVKTKHQMYSIPEDAMTGTAEMLFDYISECISDFLDKHQMKHKKLPLGFTFSFPVRHEDIDKGILLNWTKGFKASGAEGNNVVGLLRDAIKRRGDFEMDVVAMVNDTVATMISCYYEDHRCEVGMIVGTGCNACYMEEMQNVELVEGDEGRMCVNTEWGAFGASGELDEFLLEYDRVVDETSLNPGQQLYEKIIGGKYMGEIVRLVLLKLVDENLLFNGEASEKLKTRGTFETRFMSQIESDAGDRKQIYNILTAFELLPSGTDCDIVRMVCESVSTRAAQMCSAGLAGVINRMRESRSQETLKITVGVDGSVYKLHPSFKDHFHATVRQLTPGCDITFIQSEEGSGRGAALISAVACKMACMMGQ, encoded by the exons ATGCTGGATCACCAAGCCAGGATGGAGAGCGgcaggaaggagaag GTGGAGCAGATCCTGTCAGAGTTCCGGCTGAAGGAGGAAGACCTGAAGAAGGTGATGTACCGGATGCAAAAAGAGATGGACCGAGGTCTAAAGCTGGAGACACATGAGGAAGCCTCCGTCAAAATGCTGCCCACCTACGTCCGCTCCACTCCCGAGGGCTCAG AGGTTGGAGATTTCCTGTCACTGGACCTCGGTGGCACCAATTTCCGTGTGATGCTGGTGAAAGTGGGCgagggggaggaagggcagTGGAAGGTGAAGACGAAGCACCAGATGTACTCCATCCCGGAGGATGCCATGACGGGGACGGCCGAAATG CTCTTTGACTACATCTCAGAGTGCATCTCTGATTTCCTGGACAAGCACCAGATGAAGCACAAAAAGCTGCCCCTGGgcttcaccttctccttccccgTGCGGCACGAGGACATCGACAAG GGCATCCTCCTGAATTGGACCAAGGGCTTCAAAGCCTCTGGTGCAGAAGGGAACAACGTGGTTGGGCTCCTGAGAGATGCCATCAAACGGCGAGGG gacTTCGAGATGGACGTGGTGGCAATGGTGAACGACACGGTGGCCACGATGATCTCCTGCTACTACGAAGATCACCGGTGCGAGGTTGGGATGATTGTGG GGACGGGCTGCAACGCCTGCTACATGGAGGAGATGCAGAACGTGGAGCTGGTGGAGGGCGACGAGGGGCGGATGTGTGTCAACACGGAGTGGGGGGCCTTTGGCGCCTCGGGGGAGCTGGACGAGTTCCTCCTGGAGTACGACCGCGTGGTGGACGAGACCTCACTTAACCCCGGTCAGCAACT CTACGAGAAGATCATCGGGGGGAAGTACATGGGGGAGATCGTCCggctggtgctgctgaagcTGGTGGATGAGAACCTGCTCTTCAACGGGGAGGCCTCCGAGAAGCTCAAGACCCGTGGGACCTTCGAGACCCGCTTCATGTCGCAGATCGAGAG CGACGCTGGCGACCGCAAGCAGATCTACAACATCCTGACGGCCTTCGAGCTGCTGCCCTCGGGGACGGACTGCGACATCGTGCGGATGGTCTGTGAGAGCGTCTCCACCCGCGCTGCTCAGATGTGCTCGGCTGGGCTGGCCGGCGTCATCAACCGCATGCGGGAAAGCCGGAGCCAGGAGACCCTCAAAATCACCGTGGGGGTCGACGGCTCTGTCTACAAGCTCCATCCCAG CTTCAAGGACCACTTCCACGCCACAGTTCGGCAGCTGACGCCCGGCTGCGACATCACTTTCATCCAGTCGGAGGAAGGCAGCGGGCGCGGGGCCGCGCTCATCTCAGCTGTCGCCTGCAAAATGGCCTGCATGATGGGGCAGTGA
- the YKT6 gene encoding synaptobrevin homolog YKT6 isoform X1: MRLYSLSVLYKGDPKVHLLKAAYDVSTFNFFQRSSVQEFMTFTSQLIVERSELGSRASVKEQEYLCHVYVRNDGLAGVVIADNEYPQRVCFTLLDKVLDEFSRQVSKMDWPSGSPATISYAALDGYLSKYQNPRDADPMTRVQAELDETKIILHNTMESLLERGEKLDDLVSKSEVLGAQSKAFYKTARKQNSCCDIM, encoded by the exons ATGAGGCTCTACAGCCTAAGTGTCCTTTACAAAGGAGACCCCAAAGTGCATTTACTGAAAGCTGCCTACGACGTCTCCACCTTCAACTTCTTCCAGAGGTCCAG TGTGCAGGAATTCATGACCTTCACGAGCCAGCTGATCGTGGAGCGCTCGGAGCTGGGCAGCAGAGCCTCTGTCAAGGAGCAAG AGTACCTCTGCCACGTGTATGTCCGGAACGACGGGCTGGCCGGAGTGGTGATTGCAGATAATGAGTATCCGCAGCGGGTTTGCTTCACCTTGCTGGACAAG GTGCTGGATGAATTCTCCAGGCAGGTCAGCAAAATGGACTGGCCTTCGGGATCCCCAGCGACAATCAGCTACGCAGCCTTGGATGGGTACCTCAGTAAATACCAG AACCCTCGCGATGCCGACCCGATGACCAGagtgcaggcagagctggacgAGACGAAAATCATCCTG CACAACACCATGGAGTCGCTGTTGGAGCGCGGGGAGAAGCTGGACGACTTGGTCTCCAAATCAGAGGTGCTCGGGGCACAGTCCAAAGCCTTCTACAAAACT GCACGAAAGCAGAACTCGTGCTGTGACATCATGTGA
- the YKT6 gene encoding synaptobrevin homolog YKT6 isoform X2, which translates to MTFTSQLIVERSELGSRASVKEQEYLCHVYVRNDGLAGVVIADNEYPQRVCFTLLDKVLDEFSRQVSKMDWPSGSPATISYAALDGYLSKYQNPRDADPMTRVQAELDETKIILHNTMESLLERGEKLDDLVSKSEVLGAQSKAFYKTARKQNSCCDIM; encoded by the exons ATGACCTTCACGAGCCAGCTGATCGTGGAGCGCTCGGAGCTGGGCAGCAGAGCCTCTGTCAAGGAGCAAG AGTACCTCTGCCACGTGTATGTCCGGAACGACGGGCTGGCCGGAGTGGTGATTGCAGATAATGAGTATCCGCAGCGGGTTTGCTTCACCTTGCTGGACAAG GTGCTGGATGAATTCTCCAGGCAGGTCAGCAAAATGGACTGGCCTTCGGGATCCCCAGCGACAATCAGCTACGCAGCCTTGGATGGGTACCTCAGTAAATACCAG AACCCTCGCGATGCCGACCCGATGACCAGagtgcaggcagagctggacgAGACGAAAATCATCCTG CACAACACCATGGAGTCGCTGTTGGAGCGCGGGGAGAAGCTGGACGACTTGGTCTCCAAATCAGAGGTGCTCGGGGCACAGTCCAAAGCCTTCTACAAAACT GCACGAAAGCAGAACTCGTGCTGTGACATCATGTGA
- the CAMK2B gene encoding calcium/calmodulin-dependent protein kinase type II subunit beta isoform X1 produces the protein MATTVPCTRFTDEYQLYEEIGKGAFSVVRRCVKLCTGHEYAAKIINTKKLSARAAAQGAGFWRGGAGPRCPSQAGGVREVVAAGEGGSISLTPPPNLHAATASSRSWRPSLHCHQMGVVHRDLKPENLLLASKCKGAAVKLADFGLAIEVQGDQQAWFGFAGTPGYLSPEVLRKEAYGKPVDIWACGVILYILLVGYPPFWDEDQHKLYQQIKAGAYDFPSPEWDTVTPEAKNLINQMLTINPAKRITAHEALKHPWVCQRSTVASMMHRQETVECLKKFNARRKLKGAILTTMLATRNFSVGRQTTAPPTMSAAAAGAPLGLVEQAKSLLNKKADGVKPQTNSTKGSAGVTSPKGTLPPAALESSDSTNTTIEDEDTKARKQEIIKITEQLIEAVNNGDFEAYAKICDPGLTSFEPEALGNLVEGMDFHRFYFENLLSKNNKPIHTTILNPHVHVIGEDAACIAYIRLTQYIDAQGRPRTSQSEETRVWHRRDGKWQNVHFHGSGAPVAPLQ, from the exons ATGGCCACCACCGTGCCCTGCACCCGCTTCACCGATGAGTACCAGCTCTACGAGGAGATCGGCAA ggggGCTTTCTCGGTGGTCCGGCGTTGCGTCAAGCTCTGCACCGGCCATGAGTACGCCGCCAAGATCATCAACACCAAAAAGCTCTCCGCCAGAG CAGCGGCACAGGGGGCCGGTTTTTGGCGGGGGGGCGCAGGTCCCAGGTGCCCCTCCCAGGCAGGGGGGGTTCGGGAGGTGGTGGcagcgggggaggggggcagcatATCCCTGACACCCCCCCCAAATTTGCATGCAGCCACTGCATCCAGCAGATCCTGGAGGCCGTCCCTCCACTGTCACCAAATGGGGGTTGTCCACAGGGACCTCAAG CCGGAGAACCTGCTCCTGGCCAGCAAGTGCAAAGGGGCAGCGGTGAAGCTGGCCGACTTTGGCCTCGCCATCGAGGTGCAAGGGGATCAGCAGGCCTGGTTTG GCTTCGCAGGCACGCCTGGCTACCTCTCCCCCGAAGTCCTGCGCAAAGAGGCCTACGGCAAACCTGTGGACATCTGGGCGTGCG GTGTCATTCTGTACATCTTGCTGGTGGGCTACCCGCCGTTCTGGGACGAGGACCAGCACAAACTCTACCAACAGATCAAGGCCGGTGCCTACGAC TTCCCTTCACCCGAGTGGGACACGGTCACCCCCGAAGCGAAAAACCTCATCAACCAGATGCTGACCATCAACCCCGCCAAGCGCATCACAGCCCACGAAGCCCTCAAGCACCCGTGGGTCTGC CAACGCTCCACCGTGGCCTCCATGATGCACAGGCAGGAGACGGTAGAGTGTCTGAAAAAGTTCAACGCCCGGAGGAAGCTCAAG GGCGCCATCCTCACCACCATGTTGGCCACCAGGAACTTCTCAG TGGGCAGACAGACCACCGCTCCTCCAACCATGtcggcggccgccgccggggccccCCTGGGGCTGGTGGAACAAG CTAAGAGCTTACTGAACAAGAAGGCGGACGGTGTGAAG cCTCAGACCAACAGCACCAAAGGCAGCGCTGGCGTCACCAGCCCCAAGGGGACGCTCCCACCCGCTGCGCTG GAGTCGTCCGACAGCACCAACACCACCATCGAGGATGAGGACACGAAAG CCCGCAAGCAGGAGATCATCAAGATCACAGAGCAGCTCATCGAGGCTGTCAACAACGGGGACTTCGAGGCCTATGC GAAGATCTGCGACCCGGGGCTCACCTCCTTTGAGCCCGaggctctgggcaacctggtgGAGGGCATGGACTTCCACCGCTTCTACTTTGAGAACT TGCTCTCCAAGAACAACAAGCCGATCCACACAACCATCCTGAACCCCCATGTGCACGTCATCGGGGAGGACGCCGCCTGCATTGCCTACATCCGCCTCACCCAGTACATCGACGCCCAGGGCCGGCCCCGCACCAGCCAGTCGGAGGAGACCCGCGTCTGGCACCGCCGCGACGGCAAGTGGCAGAACGTCCACTTCCACGGCTCGGGGGCCCCCGTCGCCCCGCTCCAGTGA
- the CAMK2B gene encoding calcium/calmodulin-dependent protein kinase type II subunit beta isoform X2 yields the protein MATTVPCTRFTDEYQLYEEIGKGAFSVVRRCVKLCTGHEYAAKIINTKKLSARAAAQGAGFWRGGAGPRCPSQAGGVREVVAAGEGGSISLTPPPNLHAATASSRSWRPSLHCHQMGVVHRDLKPENLLLASKCKGAAVKLADFGLAIEVQGDQQAWFGFAGTPGYLSPEVLRKEAYGKPVDIWACGVILYILLVGYPPFWDEDQHKLYQQIKAGAYDFPSPEWDTVTPEAKNLINQMLTINPAKRITAHEALKHPWVCQRSTVASMMHRQETVECLKKFNARRKLKGAILTTMLATRNFSAAKSLLNKKADGVKPQTNSTKGSAGVTSPKGTLPPAALESSDSTNTTIEDEDTKARKQEIIKITEQLIEAVNNGDFEAYAKICDPGLTSFEPEALGNLVEGMDFHRFYFENLLSKNNKPIHTTILNPHVHVIGEDAACIAYIRLTQYIDAQGRPRTSQSEETRVWHRRDGKWQNVHFHGSGAPVAPLQ from the exons ATGGCCACCACCGTGCCCTGCACCCGCTTCACCGATGAGTACCAGCTCTACGAGGAGATCGGCAA ggggGCTTTCTCGGTGGTCCGGCGTTGCGTCAAGCTCTGCACCGGCCATGAGTACGCCGCCAAGATCATCAACACCAAAAAGCTCTCCGCCAGAG CAGCGGCACAGGGGGCCGGTTTTTGGCGGGGGGGCGCAGGTCCCAGGTGCCCCTCCCAGGCAGGGGGGGTTCGGGAGGTGGTGGcagcgggggaggggggcagcatATCCCTGACACCCCCCCCAAATTTGCATGCAGCCACTGCATCCAGCAGATCCTGGAGGCCGTCCCTCCACTGTCACCAAATGGGGGTTGTCCACAGGGACCTCAAG CCGGAGAACCTGCTCCTGGCCAGCAAGTGCAAAGGGGCAGCGGTGAAGCTGGCCGACTTTGGCCTCGCCATCGAGGTGCAAGGGGATCAGCAGGCCTGGTTTG GCTTCGCAGGCACGCCTGGCTACCTCTCCCCCGAAGTCCTGCGCAAAGAGGCCTACGGCAAACCTGTGGACATCTGGGCGTGCG GTGTCATTCTGTACATCTTGCTGGTGGGCTACCCGCCGTTCTGGGACGAGGACCAGCACAAACTCTACCAACAGATCAAGGCCGGTGCCTACGAC TTCCCTTCACCCGAGTGGGACACGGTCACCCCCGAAGCGAAAAACCTCATCAACCAGATGCTGACCATCAACCCCGCCAAGCGCATCACAGCCCACGAAGCCCTCAAGCACCCGTGGGTCTGC CAACGCTCCACCGTGGCCTCCATGATGCACAGGCAGGAGACGGTAGAGTGTCTGAAAAAGTTCAACGCCCGGAGGAAGCTCAAG GGCGCCATCCTCACCACCATGTTGGCCACCAGGAACTTCTCAG CAGCTAAGAGCTTACTGAACAAGAAGGCGGACGGTGTGAAG cCTCAGACCAACAGCACCAAAGGCAGCGCTGGCGTCACCAGCCCCAAGGGGACGCTCCCACCCGCTGCGCTG GAGTCGTCCGACAGCACCAACACCACCATCGAGGATGAGGACACGAAAG CCCGCAAGCAGGAGATCATCAAGATCACAGAGCAGCTCATCGAGGCTGTCAACAACGGGGACTTCGAGGCCTATGC GAAGATCTGCGACCCGGGGCTCACCTCCTTTGAGCCCGaggctctgggcaacctggtgGAGGGCATGGACTTCCACCGCTTCTACTTTGAGAACT TGCTCTCCAAGAACAACAAGCCGATCCACACAACCATCCTGAACCCCCATGTGCACGTCATCGGGGAGGACGCCGCCTGCATTGCCTACATCCGCCTCACCCAGTACATCGACGCCCAGGGCCGGCCCCGCACCAGCCAGTCGGAGGAGACCCGCGTCTGGCACCGCCGCGACGGCAAGTGGCAGAACGTCCACTTCCACGGCTCGGGGGCCCCCGTCGCCCCGCTCCAGTGA
- the CAMK2B gene encoding calcium/calmodulin-dependent protein kinase type II subunit beta isoform X4: MGVVHRDLKPENLLLASKCKGAAVKLADFGLAIEVQGDQQAWFGFAGTPGYLSPEVLRKEAYGKPVDIWACGVILYILLVGYPPFWDEDQHKLYQQIKAGAYDFPSPEWDTVTPEAKNLINQMLTINPAKRITAHEALKHPWVCQRSTVASMMHRQETVECLKKFNARRKLKGAILTTMLATRNFSAAKSLLNKKADGVKPQTNSTKGSAGVTSPKGTLPPAALEPQTTVIHNPADGIKESSDSTNTTIEDEDTKARKQEIIKITEQLIEAVNNGDFEAYAKICDPGLTSFEPEALGNLVEGMDFHRFYFENLLSKNNKPIHTTILNPHVHVIGEDAACIAYIRLTQYIDAQGRPRTSQSEETRVWHRRDGKWQNVHFHGSGAPVAPLQ; encoded by the exons ATGGGGGTTGTCCACAGGGACCTCAAG CCGGAGAACCTGCTCCTGGCCAGCAAGTGCAAAGGGGCAGCGGTGAAGCTGGCCGACTTTGGCCTCGCCATCGAGGTGCAAGGGGATCAGCAGGCCTGGTTTG GCTTCGCAGGCACGCCTGGCTACCTCTCCCCCGAAGTCCTGCGCAAAGAGGCCTACGGCAAACCTGTGGACATCTGGGCGTGCG GTGTCATTCTGTACATCTTGCTGGTGGGCTACCCGCCGTTCTGGGACGAGGACCAGCACAAACTCTACCAACAGATCAAGGCCGGTGCCTACGAC TTCCCTTCACCCGAGTGGGACACGGTCACCCCCGAAGCGAAAAACCTCATCAACCAGATGCTGACCATCAACCCCGCCAAGCGCATCACAGCCCACGAAGCCCTCAAGCACCCGTGGGTCTGC CAACGCTCCACCGTGGCCTCCATGATGCACAGGCAGGAGACGGTAGAGTGTCTGAAAAAGTTCAACGCCCGGAGGAAGCTCAAG GGCGCCATCCTCACCACCATGTTGGCCACCAGGAACTTCTCAG CAGCTAAGAGCTTACTGAACAAGAAGGCGGACGGTGTGAAG cCTCAGACCAACAGCACCAAAGGCAGCGCTGGCGTCACCAGCCCCAAGGGGACGCTCCCACCCGCTGCGCTG GAGCCTCAAACTACTGTAATTCATAACCCCGCGGACGGCATAAAG GAGTCGTCCGACAGCACCAACACCACCATCGAGGATGAGGACACGAAAG CCCGCAAGCAGGAGATCATCAAGATCACAGAGCAGCTCATCGAGGCTGTCAACAACGGGGACTTCGAGGCCTATGC GAAGATCTGCGACCCGGGGCTCACCTCCTTTGAGCCCGaggctctgggcaacctggtgGAGGGCATGGACTTCCACCGCTTCTACTTTGAGAACT TGCTCTCCAAGAACAACAAGCCGATCCACACAACCATCCTGAACCCCCATGTGCACGTCATCGGGGAGGACGCCGCCTGCATTGCCTACATCCGCCTCACCCAGTACATCGACGCCCAGGGCCGGCCCCGCACCAGCCAGTCGGAGGAGACCCGCGTCTGGCACCGCCGCGACGGCAAGTGGCAGAACGTCCACTTCCACGGCTCGGGGGCCCCCGTCGCCCCGCTCCAGTGA
- the CAMK2B gene encoding calcium/calmodulin-dependent protein kinase type II subunit beta isoform X3: MGVVHRDLKPENLLLASKCKGAAVKLADFGLAIEVQGDQQAWFGFAGTPGYLSPEVLRKEAYGKPVDIWACGVILYILLVGYPPFWDEDQHKLYQQIKAGAYDFPSPEWDTVTPEAKNLINQMLTINPAKRITAHEALKHPWVCQRSTVASMMHRQETVECLKKFNARRKLKGAILTTMLATRNFSVGRQTTAPPTMSAAAAGAPLGLVEQAAKSLLNKKADGVKPQTNSTKGSAGVTSPKGTLPPAALEPQTTVIHNPADGIKESSDSTNTTIEDEDTKARKQEIIKITEQLIEAVNNGDFEAYAKICDPGLTSFEPEALGNLVEGMDFHRFYFENLLSKNNKPIHTTILNPHVHVIGEDAACIAYIRLTQYIDAQGRPRTSQSEETRVWHRRDGKWQNVHFHGSGAPVAPLQ; the protein is encoded by the exons ATGGGGGTTGTCCACAGGGACCTCAAG CCGGAGAACCTGCTCCTGGCCAGCAAGTGCAAAGGGGCAGCGGTGAAGCTGGCCGACTTTGGCCTCGCCATCGAGGTGCAAGGGGATCAGCAGGCCTGGTTTG GCTTCGCAGGCACGCCTGGCTACCTCTCCCCCGAAGTCCTGCGCAAAGAGGCCTACGGCAAACCTGTGGACATCTGGGCGTGCG GTGTCATTCTGTACATCTTGCTGGTGGGCTACCCGCCGTTCTGGGACGAGGACCAGCACAAACTCTACCAACAGATCAAGGCCGGTGCCTACGAC TTCCCTTCACCCGAGTGGGACACGGTCACCCCCGAAGCGAAAAACCTCATCAACCAGATGCTGACCATCAACCCCGCCAAGCGCATCACAGCCCACGAAGCCCTCAAGCACCCGTGGGTCTGC CAACGCTCCACCGTGGCCTCCATGATGCACAGGCAGGAGACGGTAGAGTGTCTGAAAAAGTTCAACGCCCGGAGGAAGCTCAAG GGCGCCATCCTCACCACCATGTTGGCCACCAGGAACTTCTCAG TGGGCAGACAGACCACCGCTCCTCCAACCATGtcggcggccgccgccggggccccCCTGGGGCTGGTGGAACAAG CAGCTAAGAGCTTACTGAACAAGAAGGCGGACGGTGTGAAG cCTCAGACCAACAGCACCAAAGGCAGCGCTGGCGTCACCAGCCCCAAGGGGACGCTCCCACCCGCTGCGCTG GAGCCTCAAACTACTGTAATTCATAACCCCGCGGACGGCATAAAG GAGTCGTCCGACAGCACCAACACCACCATCGAGGATGAGGACACGAAAG CCCGCAAGCAGGAGATCATCAAGATCACAGAGCAGCTCATCGAGGCTGTCAACAACGGGGACTTCGAGGCCTATGC GAAGATCTGCGACCCGGGGCTCACCTCCTTTGAGCCCGaggctctgggcaacctggtgGAGGGCATGGACTTCCACCGCTTCTACTTTGAGAACT TGCTCTCCAAGAACAACAAGCCGATCCACACAACCATCCTGAACCCCCATGTGCACGTCATCGGGGAGGACGCCGCCTGCATTGCCTACATCCGCCTCACCCAGTACATCGACGCCCAGGGCCGGCCCCGCACCAGCCAGTCGGAGGAGACCCGCGTCTGGCACCGCCGCGACGGCAAGTGGCAGAACGTCCACTTCCACGGCTCGGGGGCCCCCGTCGCCCCGCTCCAGTGA
- the CAMK2B gene encoding calcium/calmodulin-dependent protein kinase type II subunit beta isoform X5: MGVVHRDLKPENLLLASKCKGAAVKLADFGLAIEVQGDQQAWFGFAGTPGYLSPEVLRKEAYGKPVDIWACGVILYILLVGYPPFWDEDQHKLYQQIKAGAYDFPSPEWDTVTPEAKNLINQMLTINPAKRITAHEALKHPWVCQRSTVASMMHRQETVECLKKFNARRKLKGAILTTMLATRNFSVGRQTTAPPTMSAAAAGAPLGLVEQAKSLLNKKADGVKPQTNSTKGSAGVTSPKGTLPPAALEPQTTVIHNPADGIKESSDSTNTTIEDEDTKARKQEIIKITEQLIEAVNNGDFEAYAKICDPGLTSFEPEALGNLVEGMDFHRFYFENLLSKNNKPIHTTILNPHVHVIGEDAACIAYIRLTQYIDAQGRPRTSQSEETRVWHRRDGKWQNVHFHGSGAPVAPLQ; the protein is encoded by the exons ATGGGGGTTGTCCACAGGGACCTCAAG CCGGAGAACCTGCTCCTGGCCAGCAAGTGCAAAGGGGCAGCGGTGAAGCTGGCCGACTTTGGCCTCGCCATCGAGGTGCAAGGGGATCAGCAGGCCTGGTTTG GCTTCGCAGGCACGCCTGGCTACCTCTCCCCCGAAGTCCTGCGCAAAGAGGCCTACGGCAAACCTGTGGACATCTGGGCGTGCG GTGTCATTCTGTACATCTTGCTGGTGGGCTACCCGCCGTTCTGGGACGAGGACCAGCACAAACTCTACCAACAGATCAAGGCCGGTGCCTACGAC TTCCCTTCACCCGAGTGGGACACGGTCACCCCCGAAGCGAAAAACCTCATCAACCAGATGCTGACCATCAACCCCGCCAAGCGCATCACAGCCCACGAAGCCCTCAAGCACCCGTGGGTCTGC CAACGCTCCACCGTGGCCTCCATGATGCACAGGCAGGAGACGGTAGAGTGTCTGAAAAAGTTCAACGCCCGGAGGAAGCTCAAG GGCGCCATCCTCACCACCATGTTGGCCACCAGGAACTTCTCAG TGGGCAGACAGACCACCGCTCCTCCAACCATGtcggcggccgccgccggggccccCCTGGGGCTGGTGGAACAAG CTAAGAGCTTACTGAACAAGAAGGCGGACGGTGTGAAG cCTCAGACCAACAGCACCAAAGGCAGCGCTGGCGTCACCAGCCCCAAGGGGACGCTCCCACCCGCTGCGCTG GAGCCTCAAACTACTGTAATTCATAACCCCGCGGACGGCATAAAG GAGTCGTCCGACAGCACCAACACCACCATCGAGGATGAGGACACGAAAG CCCGCAAGCAGGAGATCATCAAGATCACAGAGCAGCTCATCGAGGCTGTCAACAACGGGGACTTCGAGGCCTATGC GAAGATCTGCGACCCGGGGCTCACCTCCTTTGAGCCCGaggctctgggcaacctggtgGAGGGCATGGACTTCCACCGCTTCTACTTTGAGAACT TGCTCTCCAAGAACAACAAGCCGATCCACACAACCATCCTGAACCCCCATGTGCACGTCATCGGGGAGGACGCCGCCTGCATTGCCTACATCCGCCTCACCCAGTACATCGACGCCCAGGGCCGGCCCCGCACCAGCCAGTCGGAGGAGACCCGCGTCTGGCACCGCCGCGACGGCAAGTGGCAGAACGTCCACTTCCACGGCTCGGGGGCCCCCGTCGCCCCGCTCCAGTGA